In Thermanaerovibrio velox DSM 12556, the genomic stretch AAGCTACGAGGAGTGCATGGAGATGTCCGCCCTGGGGGCCAAGGTGCTTCAGGCTCGGAGCGTGGAGATGGCCATGAGGTACCAGGTGCCCCTTTACGTGGGCTCCAGCTTCACCGATGAGGAGGGGACTTGGGTGATGACTAACCCGGTGAGCGAAGGTCTTGTCATAAAGGCGGTGGTTCACGATACCAAGGTGGCGAAGATAACAGTGATAGGGGTCCCGGACATGCCCGGTGTGGCTTTGAGGCTCTTCCGGAGCCTGGCGGATCGTGGGATCGGGGCGGAGATGATAATCCAGAACACCATGAGGGGAGGCCTCAACGACATAACCTTTCTGGTCAAGAAGACCTGTCTGGACGAGGCAATAGACATAACCAGGGGCTTCTGCGAGGAGGTTGAGGCCCAGGGGGTTGGCTTTGACTCCGAGATAGCCAGGGTGTCCGTGGTGGGAGCTGGGATAGCGAACCATCCGGAGCTTCCGGTCCGGATGTTCCAGGCCTTGGCGGAGGAGGGGATAAACATAGACATGATATCCTCCAACTCCCTCTCCCTCACCTGCGTGGTGCCCGCCAATCGCTGTGACGAGGCCGTAAGGGCCCTTCACGAGGTGTTTATAGAGGAGGCGTCTTTCTGATGAAGGTAGCGGTTCTTGGGGCCACCGGTCTTGTGGGTGGCCGGATGCTGGAGTGTCTTGAGAGGAGCTCCCTGCCGGTGGATCAGGTGCTCCCGTTGGGGTCCGAACGGTCCAGGGGAAGGGCCGTGATCTTCCGGGGGGAGGAGCTGGAGGTCCTTCCGGTGGAGGAACGCCACTTCGAGGGGGTGTCGCTGGCCCTGTTCTCCGCTGGATCCGGGCCCTCCAAGGCCTGGGCCCCCGTGGCGGCTTCCAAGGGGGCGGTGGTGGTGGACAACAGCTCCGCCTGGAGGATGGACCCCCAGGTGCCGCTGGTGGTGCCGGAGATAAACGCCGCGGACCTCGCCTGGCACAGGGGCATAGTGGCCAACCCCAACTGCGCCACTATTCAGGCCCTCATGGTCCTTTATCCCCTTCACAGGCGCTACGGCCTTTGTTACTTCTCCGCGGTCACCTATCAGTCCGTGTCCGGCACGGGCAGGGGGGCGGTGGAGGAGCTCAAGGGGGCGTCCGCGGCCTACCTGGCGGGGCAGCCCTGGGAGAGCTCCGTTTATCCCAGGGATATCGCCTTCAACCTGCTGCCTCACATAGGAAGCTTTGATGACCAGGGGATATCCGAAGAGGAGTGGAAGATGGTGAGGGAGTCTCGGAAGATACTTGGTATGCCTCACCTTAAGGTCAGCTCCGCCACCGTTCGGGTTCCCACCTTCAACTGCCATGGGGAGGCCATATCCGCCTCCTTCGAGGAGAAGCCGGACCCCCGTGAGGCCCGGGAGATCCTGGCGGGTTTCAAGGGGGTTGAGGTAATGGACGACCCCAAGGGGGCCGTTTATCCCACCCCTCATGACGGGGCCGGCCGGGGAGAGGTGCTGGTGGGGCGCATAAGGCCCGACACGGGGCTTGAGAACGGCCTTGCCATGTGGGTGGTGGCGGACAACCTCCTCAAGGGGGCGGCGCTGAACGCGGTCCAGATAGGGGAGGCCCTCTTCTCCGGCGGTGCGCGGGTTTAGCTTCTCCCTGTGAACAATGATGGTAGAATATGGGGCGTTCCTCTGGGGACGCCCTTTTAGCGTTCTTGGGGTTCTAGTTTTTAGGTTTGAAGCATAAATCCTCCGTGGGGGGTATAGGTGGATGAGACGTTTTTTGGCTTTTGCCGCTGGGTTGGCCCTTTTGTCGGTTGCGGCTTCCTCCAGCGCCCAGGACGGGGTGACCAGGCTTACCGCCCAGCGCTTGATCTATGACGGCAGCACCGAGCGTTTCAGGGCGGAAGGTGGTGTGAGGGTACAGCAGGACCAGCTGGAGGCCTCGGGCGACGTGGGGGAGGGCAGGGTGTCCGGGGAGGCCTTCTCCCTCAAGGGTAACGTGGTGGCCCTTTTCAAGAGGGAACGGGTGAAGGTCCTGTCCCAGACATTGGATGTCAGTTCCAAGGGCCGTGGCATCTACGAGGCCGTCGCCAGGGGAGGGGTCAGGGCCGTGAGGGGAGACGAGATCCTCACCTGCTCCACCGCCCGCTGGACCTCCGACGGCCTGAGGTACACCTTGGAGGGTTCCGTGAAGGGGACCTTTATGGGCAAGATGGTGGACGCGGATAGGGTTGAGAGAAACCTCTTCGAGTTCAGCGGATTTAACGTTCGAAGGTACCGGGACATGAAGGAGGGGTTTGAGTTGAGGGCCCCTTCGGTGAGGGGAAGGCTCGATCGTTCCGGGGCCGTTGAATCCGCGGAGGCCGCAGGGGGAGTTACCTGCATAGCCAAGGACAAGAACGGGGCCGACATGGTCATGACCGGGGACAGGGCATCCTACGATGGCGTCTCCGGGGCTGTGGAGGTGATCGGTTCCGCCAAGGTGGTTCAGCCGGGAGGAAGGACTTTAACGGCGGACAGGATAGTTTATCAGACCAGGGTGAGGCGCCTTGAGGCCTACGGTTCCACCCAGGTGACGTTCCCCGCTAAGGGGTCCAGGGACGGCGAGGAGGTAAAGCGGTGACCGTCGTTAATTCGTCCGGGTCCCTTGAGGTGGTGAACCTGGGGAAGAGCTACCGGGGTCGTAGGGTTGTGGACGGGGTGTCCTTTACGGTCCGGCGTGGTTGTGTCACCGGTCTTTTGGGTCCTAACGGGGCGGGGAAGAGCACCACCTTCTACATGACCGTGGGGCGCATAAGGCCCGATGAAGGGTCGGTGATCCTGAACGGGGAGGATGTGACGAGGCTTTCGATGCACCTCAGGGCCCGGCGGGGTCTTGGCTACCTGCCCCAGGAGGCCTCCGTGTTCAGGAACCTAACGGTGAGGCAGAACCTTGAGCTGGTCTATCAGGAGCTCGGCTGGGAGGAGCGGGACTATGCCCCCCAGGTGGACAGGCTCATAGAGGAGTTCGGCATAGGGGTCATAAGCGACACCAAGGGGTATGCCTTAAGCGGCGGGGAGAGGCGAAGGGTTGAGATAGCCCGCTGTGTGGCCCTTAAGCCCTCGTTCCTGCTGTTGGACGAGCCCTTCAGCGGCATAGATCCCATAGCGGTTTACGACATACAGCAGATGATAATAAGCCTCAAGGAGAAGGGTTTTGGGATACTGCTTACGGACCACAACGTGAGGGAGACCTTGTCAATAACGGATGTGACCTATCTTATCCACCAGGGGCGGGTGGTTATCCAGGGCACCCCCGAGGAGGTGGCGGAGAGTCCCGTGGCCCGCAAGTTCTACCTGGGGGAGGAGTTCCGATGGTGAGCCCGGACAGGACGGTGGGCGGAAGTTCCGGCGGGTCCCCCATGTCCCGGATGGTCCGCAATGCCCTTAGGATGACCGTGGGAACTCTGGCCAGCCGGGTCCTGGGGTTGGTTAGGGAGATGATAACCGCCGCGGTGTTCGGGGCCACGAGGCAGTTGGATTCCTTTTACGTGGCCTATACGTTGGCCAACCTGGCGAGGCAGTTGCTGGCGGAGGGGGCGCTTTCCGCCGCCTTCGTGCCGGTCTTCAGCAGGGTGCTTAAGGACCGGGGTAGGGAGGAGGCCGCCAGGCTGGCGCGGCAGGCCTCTGCGGTGCTGATGGCCGGTACCATGCTGGTGGTTTTGTTGGGCATGGCGGGGGCTGGTTTGCTTGTTAGGGTAATGGCCCCCGGCTTTTCCCCCGAGGACAGGTTGATCGCCTCAAGGCTTACCGCCGCTCTATTCCCGTTTCTCATGTTCATGTCCTTGGGGGCCCTTGCAATGGGGGTTCTCAACAGCCTGGACCGTTTCTTCGTACCCGCGGTGGCCCCCGCGCTGAGCAACCTGGTGTTCATAGTCTGCGTGTGGTCCTTCTACCCAACTGTTACGGTATGGCACGTGGTGGCGGCGGTCCTTATGGGTGGGCTTTCCCAGATGGTGCTCCAATGGGTGTGGTCCTACCGCTGTGGCATACCCTTGAGTCCCTCGAGGCCCGACATGGGGAACTCGGATCTGCGGAGGATGATGAGGCTCTTCCTGCCCTACGCGGCGGGGCTCTCGCTGAACCAGCTGAACCCGGTGGTGAGCCGGTTCCTCGCGTCGTACCTGGAGGGGGGGGCCATATCGGCGCTAAACTATGCGGACCGGGTGCTGCAGCTCCCCTTGGGGTTGTTCGTGGTGGCCATAGCCCAGGCGGTTTTACCTGCCCTTTCCCGCCTGGATCCATGGGACAGGGAGGGCTTCCGGGTCTTCCTTAGGGATTCTCTGCGGTTCAACCTTTTCGCGGTGCTGCCCGTTTCCCTGGGGCTTGTGATGTTCGCAAGGCCAGTTACTCACCTCATCTTCTTCCGGGGGGCCTTTGGCCAGTGGGCCCTGGATGCCACCTCCGGGGCCCTTAGGATGTACGGGGTCGGCCTTGCCTTCATGAGCTGTAATGCCATAGTGATGAGGGCCCTTTACGCCCGGGGCTTGGCTCGGGGGGCCATGACGGTTACGGCCGTCACGGTGCTGTGCAATCTGGCCTTTGGGTACCTTCTAATGGCCCGGTTCTCCTACTCGGGCCTTGCGCTTGGAACGTCCTTGGCGTTCCTCGCGGCCTCCATGACCGGCATGGCCATGGTGTCCCGGGACTTGGGTGCTCCGCTGGGTATGTTTGAGCTTAAGTGGGTGTTGAGGCAGGGGATCCCCTTGGCTTCTATGGGGGCGGCGCTTGTCGGTTTTTCGAGCATATGGAGCTACCCTTACGGCGGGGCCTTGGGAGGGCGGCTTTGCTGGTTTGCCCTATGCGGGCTTACAGCCCTTGGGGTTTATCTAGGGGTCGCGCTGGGGATTGGCATGGAGGAGCTTAAGTGGCTTAAGCTCAGGGGAAGGAGAGTGGGGACCGGTGTTTAAATCTTTGAGGGCCTGGTTTTCAGCCGTTATCGGGTGTTTTGCGGCGGCAGCGGTGTTTTTGGCCCTTTTGCCCGGGGTTTCGTTGGGGGTGGATGAGAAACTCGCCAAGGTCATAGAGGGGCAGAGCGCCAAGTGCTACGTGGAGGGTCAGGTCCTGGGGGATCTGGTTATAGGGGCCCGCTGCAGCGTGGAGTTCATCCTGGTGGACAGGAGGCTTGCGGATGCGGTTAGGGAGGCCCAGTTCCCGCCCCAGTGGCTTGTGGAGCAGGTTCAGAAGCTGGACTCGGTGCCCAGGGGGCACAGCCTTGTGGCGGTGGCGGTGAGGGCCTATAAGCCCTTTGACCTGGATATGGGCAAGTTGGTGGTGGGGGAGAGGCTGAGCGAGGACCTGCTGATGACGCCCAAGGATCGGATGTTATTTCAGCTCTCATCCGGGGATGAGAGCTTCTTTGGGGTGTTGTCCCCTGGTCGGATAGCCAGGGGGTCGGTGGTGAAGGTGGGTTACGGGGACGACCTGGTGGATATGAGGGTTTCCAGGTGACCATGGAAGGTGGTTTGAGAACCTTGGTTTTAGATGGGAAAAGCGGCGAGGAGGTGTTTGGGTTGCACGTTTATCGTTGTGTGGAGTGTGGGAAGAGGATAGAGACGGAGGGGCACATATCATCCTGTCCTCATTGCCGGTGTAAGGTGTTGATCCACGAGAAGGGAGAGCGGCGCAAGGCCTGTTCCTGTGGCGGTTCCAAGTGCGGCACCTGCGGGAGTTGCAGCTGCGGATGAGGGGGTGCGGCAGCGGCCTTGTGTTGGGCATAGAGAGCAGCTGTGACGACACGGGGGTTGCGGTTCTCGAGGCTCCACGCCGGATAAGGTCGTCCCTGGTGATGAGCCAGGTGGAGGAGCATGCTCCCCACGGTGGTGTGGTGCCGGAGCTGGCCAGCCGAAGGCATCAGGAGGCGGTGGTGGGGCTGGTGAGGCGGTGTCTTGCGGAGGCGGGGGTTTTGAACCCCATGAGGGAGCTGTCCCTCATAGCGGTCACCGCTGGGCCGGGTCTCATGGGGTCTCTCCTGGTGGGTCTTATGGCTGCCAAGGGGCTGTCCCAGGGGTGGGAGGTCCCCATGATAGGGGTTAACCACATGGAGGGTCACGTGTTCGCCAACGTCATAGCCCACGAGGATCTTGAGCCTCCGTTCCTGTGCCTTGTGGTCTCCGGGGGGCACACGGAGATCCAGTTGGTGCGGTCCTTTGGGGACTATCGTTTCCTTGGGGGCACCAGGGACGATGCGGCGGGGGAGGCTTATGACAAGGTGGCGAAGCTGCTTGGGTTGGGCTACCCAGGTGGTCCCGTGATAGACCGCCTTGCCGCCCAGGGGGATCCTAGGAGGTACCAGCTGCCGGTGCCTCTGCGGGGAACTTCGGACGTGGAGTTCAGCTTCAGCGGTCTTAAGACCGCGGTATTATGGCTTGTCCGGAAGGAGGGGGATTCCATTTCGCTGCCGGACCTTTGTGCCTCTTTCCAGAGGTCGGCGGTGGACTCCCTGGTGGAGAAGCTGGAGCTGGCGGTGCAGCTCACGGGGGTTAAGACCGTGGCGGCTTCCGGGGGAGTGGCGGCGAACTCGGAGCTCAGGAGGCGTCTTTTAGGCCTTTCCGACAGGGGCATCAGGGTTTTTCTGCCCCCGAGGGACCTTTGTACCGACAACGGGGCCATGATAGCCGCCGCTGGGTGGTGGGCCTTCATGAGGGGGATCCGGGATGACCTCACCCTCAGGGCGGACCCGTCCTGGGAGATGGCCCGATAAGTCAAAAAACATCAGAAAAAGCAGCTTGGGCCGGATAGAGGCGGTTTATTTGCCTCTATCCGGCTTTATTTGTAGATAATGGTTCTTGAGGAAATCCCGGACTTTGAATAGACTTTCAGCCGTGAGGGTTAGCACTCGGTTGTTGGGAGTGCTAACACTAAAAAACCGGGTAACAAACTCCAAGGAGGAGGGATTTAGATGCAGCTTAGGCCTCTCGGCGACCGTCTTGTGGTGAAGGCGGTGGAGAAGGAGGAGATGACCAAGGGTGGCATAGTGCTCCCTGACACCGTGAAGGAGAAGCCCGTGGAGGGCGAGGTTGTGGCGGTTGGTACCGGCCGGGTGCTGGACAACGGCCAGCGGCTTCCCATGGAGGTCAAGGTGGGCAACCGGGTCATCTACAGCAAGTACTCTGGCACGGAGGTCAAGTTTGACGGCCAGGAGTACCTGATCCTCAGCGAGCGGGACGTGCTCGCCATAGTGGAGAAGTAAGCGACCCTAAGCAGATAGAACACCTTTACTGAAGGAGGGCAAGACACGATGCCGAAGATCCTGCTTTTCAAGGAAGAGGCCCGCAGGGCCCTTGAGCGCGGAGTTAACAAGGTGGCTGACACGGTTGGCGTGACCTTGGGCCCCAAGGGGCGCAACGTGGTTCTGGAGAAGAAGTTCGGCTCCCCCACCATAACCAACGACGGTGTGACCATCGCCAAGGAGATAGAGCTGGAGGATCCCTTTGAGAACATGGGGGCCCAGCTCCTGAAGGAGGTGGCCTCGAAGACCAACGACGTGGCCGGCGACGGTACCACCACCGCCACGGTGCTCGCCAGGGCCATGATCCGCGAGGGTCTCAAGAACGTGGCCGCCGGCGCCAACGGCATGCTGCTCCGCCGGGGCATCGAGAAGGCGGTCGACGTGGTGGTGGAGGAGCTCAAGAAGCAGGCCATCCCTGTTAAGGAGCACGCCAAGATCGCTCAGGTGGCCTCCATCTCCGCCAACGACAAGCGGATCGGCGAGCTCATCGCCGAGGCCATGGACAAGGTGACCGAGGATGGTGTCATCACCGTTGAGGACAGCCAGACCGTGGGTACCACCCTCGAGATGGTGGAGGGCCTCCAGTTCGACAAGGGCTACGTGAGCCCCTACATGATCACCAACCCGGAGAGGATGGAGGCGGTCCTTGAGGACGCTTACATCCTGGTCCACGACGGCAAGATCAGCAACGTGAAGGATCTGCTCCCGGTGCTTGAGAAGGTGGTTCAGACCGGCAAGCCCCTGCTCATCATCGCCGAGGACGTGGAGGGCGAGGCCCTCGCCACCCTGGTGGTCAACAAGCTCCGGGGCATCCTGCAGGTGGTGGCCGTCAAGGCCCCGGGCTTCGGCGAGAGGCGCAAGGCCATGCTCCAGGACATCGCGGTGGTCACCGGCGCCAAGGTGATCAGCGAGGAAGTGGGAATCAAGCTGGAGAACGCGGACATCTCCATGCTCGGTAGGGCCAAGAAGATCCGGGTGGCCAAGGAGGAGACCACCATCGTTGAGGGTGCCGGCGATCCCAAGGCCATAAAGGACAGGGCCGCCCAGATCCGCAAGGAGCTTGA encodes the following:
- a CDS encoding aspartate kinase — encoded protein: MVDVRSDAPLTVLKFGGSSVADPDRMREVARRIKGVKDQGFRVAVVVSAMGSTTDRLLSLARDVSLRCDGRELDQLLATGEQQSVALLALALQGEGVGAVSFTAAQAGFKAVGFPTEGRIYRVDASAVEEALDKGLVPVVTGFQAVTDSGDVITLGRGGSDLSAVALAAALRAQSCQILKDVAGIMSADPKLVKGAVKLKGISYEECMEMSALGAKVLQARSVEMAMRYQVPLYVGSSFTDEEGTWVMTNPVSEGLVIKAVVHDTKVAKITVIGVPDMPGVALRLFRSLADRGIGAEMIIQNTMRGGLNDITFLVKKTCLDEAIDITRGFCEEVEAQGVGFDSEIARVSVVGAGIANHPELPVRMFQALAEEGINIDMISSNSLSLTCVVPANRCDEAVRALHEVFIEEASF
- a CDS encoding aspartate-semialdehyde dehydrogenase; translation: MKVAVLGATGLVGGRMLECLERSSLPVDQVLPLGSERSRGRAVIFRGEELEVLPVEERHFEGVSLALFSAGSGPSKAWAPVAASKGAVVVDNSSAWRMDPQVPLVVPEINAADLAWHRGIVANPNCATIQALMVLYPLHRRYGLCYFSAVTYQSVSGTGRGAVEELKGASAAYLAGQPWESSVYPRDIAFNLLPHIGSFDDQGISEEEWKMVRESRKILGMPHLKVSSATVRVPTFNCHGEAISASFEEKPDPREAREILAGFKGVEVMDDPKGAVYPTPHDGAGRGEVLVGRIRPDTGLENGLAMWVVADNLLKGAALNAVQIGEALFSGGARV
- a CDS encoding LptA/OstA family protein, encoding MRRFLAFAAGLALLSVAASSSAQDGVTRLTAQRLIYDGSTERFRAEGGVRVQQDQLEASGDVGEGRVSGEAFSLKGNVVALFKRERVKVLSQTLDVSSKGRGIYEAVARGGVRAVRGDEILTCSTARWTSDGLRYTLEGSVKGTFMGKMVDADRVERNLFEFSGFNVRRYRDMKEGFELRAPSVRGRLDRSGAVESAEAAGGVTCIAKDKNGADMVMTGDRASYDGVSGAVEVIGSAKVVQPGGRTLTADRIVYQTRVRRLEAYGSTQVTFPAKGSRDGEEVKR
- the lptB gene encoding LPS export ABC transporter ATP-binding protein, giving the protein MTVVNSSGSLEVVNLGKSYRGRRVVDGVSFTVRRGCVTGLLGPNGAGKSTTFYMTVGRIRPDEGSVILNGEDVTRLSMHLRARRGLGYLPQEASVFRNLTVRQNLELVYQELGWEERDYAPQVDRLIEEFGIGVISDTKGYALSGGERRRVEIARCVALKPSFLLLDEPFSGIDPIAVYDIQQMIISLKEKGFGILLTDHNVRETLSITDVTYLIHQGRVVIQGTPEEVAESPVARKFYLGEEFRW
- the murJ gene encoding murein biosynthesis integral membrane protein MurJ yields the protein MVSPDRTVGGSSGGSPMSRMVRNALRMTVGTLASRVLGLVREMITAAVFGATRQLDSFYVAYTLANLARQLLAEGALSAAFVPVFSRVLKDRGREEAARLARQASAVLMAGTMLVVLLGMAGAGLLVRVMAPGFSPEDRLIASRLTAALFPFLMFMSLGALAMGVLNSLDRFFVPAVAPALSNLVFIVCVWSFYPTVTVWHVVAAVLMGGLSQMVLQWVWSYRCGIPLSPSRPDMGNSDLRRMMRLFLPYAAGLSLNQLNPVVSRFLASYLEGGAISALNYADRVLQLPLGLFVVAIAQAVLPALSRLDPWDREGFRVFLRDSLRFNLFAVLPVSLGLVMFARPVTHLIFFRGAFGQWALDATSGALRMYGVGLAFMSCNAIVMRALYARGLARGAMTVTAVTVLCNLAFGYLLMARFSYSGLALGTSLAFLAASMTGMAMVSRDLGAPLGMFELKWVLRQGIPLASMGAALVGFSSIWSYPYGGALGGRLCWFALCGLTALGVYLGVALGIGMEELKWLKLRGRRVGTGV
- the tsaD gene encoding tRNA (adenosine(37)-N6)-threonylcarbamoyltransferase complex transferase subunit TsaD; translation: MRGCGSGLVLGIESSCDDTGVAVLEAPRRIRSSLVMSQVEEHAPHGGVVPELASRRHQEAVVGLVRRCLAEAGVLNPMRELSLIAVTAGPGLMGSLLVGLMAAKGLSQGWEVPMIGVNHMEGHVFANVIAHEDLEPPFLCLVVSGGHTEIQLVRSFGDYRFLGGTRDDAAGEAYDKVAKLLGLGYPGGPVIDRLAAQGDPRRYQLPVPLRGTSDVEFSFSGLKTAVLWLVRKEGDSISLPDLCASFQRSAVDSLVEKLELAVQLTGVKTVAASGGVAANSELRRRLLGLSDRGIRVFLPPRDLCTDNGAMIAAAGWWAFMRGIRDDLTLRADPSWEMAR
- the groES gene encoding co-chaperone GroES; this translates as MQLRPLGDRLVVKAVEKEEMTKGGIVLPDTVKEKPVEGEVVAVGTGRVLDNGQRLPMEVKVGNRVIYSKYSGTEVKFDGQEYLILSERDVLAIVEK
- the groL gene encoding chaperonin GroEL (60 kDa chaperone family; promotes refolding of misfolded polypeptides especially under stressful conditions; forms two stacked rings of heptamers to form a barrel-shaped 14mer; ends can be capped by GroES; misfolded proteins enter the barrel where they are refolded when GroES binds); the protein is MPKILLFKEEARRALERGVNKVADTVGVTLGPKGRNVVLEKKFGSPTITNDGVTIAKEIELEDPFENMGAQLLKEVASKTNDVAGDGTTTATVLARAMIREGLKNVAAGANGMLLRRGIEKAVDVVVEELKKQAIPVKEHAKIAQVASISANDKRIGELIAEAMDKVTEDGVITVEDSQTVGTTLEMVEGLQFDKGYVSPYMITNPERMEAVLEDAYILVHDGKISNVKDLLPVLEKVVQTGKPLLIIAEDVEGEALATLVVNKLRGILQVVAVKAPGFGERRKAMLQDIAVVTGAKVISEEVGIKLENADISMLGRAKKIRVAKEETTIVEGAGDPKAIKDRAAQIRKELEDSTSEYDKEKLQERLAKLVGGVAVIQVGAATETEQKELKHRIEDALNATRAAVEEGIVPGGGVALVSCANALDEFISKLEGDEKTGASIVRKALTEPLHLISTNAGLQGDVVVEKVRGLKKGQGLDASTGEYVDMIESGIIDPVKVTRSAVQNAGSIAAMLLTTEVLVADKPEKKDMPKMPGGMEDYD